ACCGATCCCTTTTCGAACGAGCGCGCGGCCCGGACCCGGGCCATCGTCGCCTGGCTGCTGGTCGGCGCGGCGGTGTCGGGCACGATTGACCTCGTCACGGATTCGCCCGGGCTCTGGCGGGGCAGCCACGCGTACGTCGAGCTTTCGTTCATCGTGTTCGTGGCGGTCGCGGCGGTCCTGCTCCTGCGCGGCTGGCTCAGCACCGAGCGCTCGCTCGCCGGCGTCCGCGCGGCACTCGCCACCCGCAAGGCCGAGCGCGACCGCTGGCAGGCAGTCGCGCAGAACGCGCTGCGCGGCCTCGGCGAGGCGATGGACCGCCAGTTCGACGACTGGGCGCTGACGCCCGCCGAGAAGGAGACGGCGATGTTTCTGCTCAAGGGCTACAGCCACAAGGAGACGGCCGGCCTGACGAAGAGGAGCGAGCGCACGGTGCGCCAGCACGCGGTGAGCGTTTACCGCAAGTCGGGCCTTTCCGGCCGCGCCGAGCTGGCGGCTTTCTTCTTCGAGGACATGCTGCTGCCTTCGGGCGGCGGCGAAGCTCCCGGCGCCGGCCCCGCCTCACGCGAGTCGTAGCGAGGTCCTGCGGCGTCGTGCGCCGCGTCCGTCGCCACCGGGCCGCTAGTCGAGCGAGCGGGCGGCCGCGTCCGGCTCGCCGCGTGCGACGACGACCGCCGCGGCGAGGTCTCCGGTCACGTTGAGCGTGGTGCGGCACATGTCGAGGAAGCGATCCACGCCGAGGATCATGCCGATGCCCTCGGCGGGAATGCCGACCATGCCGAGGATCATGACCACGACCGGGATCGAGCCGGCGGGAACGCCCGCCGTGCCGATGCCGCCGAGCACGCAGATGAACACCACGCTCACCTGCTGCGCGAGCGTCAGCGGCACGCCGTAGAACTGCGCCAGGAACAGCACCGTCATGCCCTCGAAGAGCGCGGTGCCGTTCTGGTTCGCGGTCGAGCCGAGCGTCAGCACGAAGCGGCTCACGTGGCGCGGCAACCTCAGGTTCTCCTCGGCCACGAGCAGGGCCGTCGGCAGCGTGGCGTTGCTCGAAGCGGTCGAGAACGCGGTCACCATGGCGGGTCGTATGGCCAGGAAGAACTGCCGCGGGCTTCGCCCGCCGAGCCACGCCACCAGCGCCGGGTAGACGACGAACTGATGGACCGAAAGCGCGAGCACGACCGCGAACACGTAGGCGCCGAGCTGCCACAGCACCCCGAGCCCGAGCCGGGCGGTGAGCGTGAACATGAGGCAGGCGACGCCCAGCGGCGCGACCTCGAGCACCAGCCCGAGCAGCCGCATGACGACGTCGTAGAGCCCCTGCAGCGTGTCCTCGAACCTGCGCGCCGCGTCGCCGCGGGTCATCGCGAGGCCGATGCCGAGAAGCAGCGCGAAGACCATGACCGCGAGCATGTCGCCGTCGGCCATCGCCCGGATCGGGTTGTTCGGGAACAGCCCGACGAGGAAATCCACCCCGGTCGCGCCCGCGGCGGGCGCGGGCGGCGGCGCACCGCTCGCCAGCGCCGAGAGCCGCTCGCGCAGCCCGGGCGAAAGTCCCGCGCCCGGGCGTACGAGGTTGATGGTCGCGACCCCGATCAGCACCGCGATGAGCGAGACCACGACCGTGTAGGCGAAGGTCTTGAGCCCGATGCGGCCGAGGTTGCGCAGGTCGCCGAGCCCCGCGACGCCCAGCGCGAGCGCCGAAACGATGAGCGGTAGGACGAGCATGAACAGCAGCCGCAGGAAGATCCTGCCGCCCGGCTCGGAGACGAGCCTCACGAACCGCTCGAGGGCGACGCTGTCGTGCCAGAGCAGGTGCGCGCCCGCTCCGAGCAATAGCCCGGCCGCCAGGCCGATCAGCATGCGCGCCGACAGCCCGCGTCGCACGCCGTTCAGGCCTTCACCGGCAGGAGCGCGGCGCGCTCCGCCGCCGACATCGGTTTCGCGGCGCGGATCAGGTCGCGCGCCCACTCGAGCCGGTCGGGCACGTTGCACAGCAGCACGCCCCGCACGACGTCGTCCCGCAGGTAGAAGATCACGCCCTCGCGTCCCGGCTCGGGCCACACCTCATCGCTGTCGAGGCGCGAGCTGAGCTCGCCGACACCCTCGAAGCGCAGCGATCCGATCTGGAACCCCTTGAGCGGCAGGTGGTCGTAGGTCCGGTCCGCGCCCGCCATGTTCTCGCCGACGAGCCGGCCGTGCTGCCCGGCGTGGTCGGCGCCCTCGACCCGCATGAGCTGCCCGAGCGCGAGGTAGGGAAACTCGGCGACGTCCCCCGCCGCCCACGTGTGCGGCTTCGAAGCGCGACCGTGCTCGTCCACGACGATGCCGTCGTCGGTGTCGAGCCCGGCCGCGTCGGCGAGCTCCACCTGCGCTTCGCTGCCCTGGTCCACGACCACGAGCTGCGTCGTGAGGTCGTTGCCGCCGTACGTGCGCGCCTGCACGAACCCGTGCGCTTCGTGGATCCGGACCAGGGTCTCGCCCGAGACGATCTCGACCCCCATGTCGCGCAGCACTTCCACGAGCCCGGTGCCGAGCGAGCGCGGCAGCTGCCGGTAAAGCGGCCACTCCTCGGGGAACACGAGCGTGACCTGCAGTCCGCGCGCCCGCAGCGTCCCCGCGAGCTCGACCGCCACGAATCCCCCGCCCACCACGGTCGCGTGTTGCAGCTGCTCGATCCGGCGCTGCAGGTCGAGGAAGTCCTCGAGGTCCCGGTAGTAACGAACGCTGGGCGATTCGGCCGCGCCCTCGGCGTGCAGGCGTCTGGGCCGGCAGCCCGTCGCGAACAGCAGTTCGTCGAATCCGACGCTCTCGCCACGCTCGTCCCACAGCACCCGCGAGTCGGGGTCGAGCTCGACGACTTCGCGCCGCAGGCGGACCTCGACCTGCATCTCGTCGTAGTAGGAGTCGGGGTGCACCGCCAGCGCGCCGAGATCGAAGCCCGGCGTCCAGGCGTCCTTCGAGAGGGGCGAGCGCCGGTACGGCAGGTGATTCTCGCGCGAGAACAGCAGGATGCCGCCCTCGCGGTCGCGCGAGCGAATGCCCTCGATGGCCGATGCGGCGGCGAGTCCGCCGCCGACGATGACGTAGCGGTATTGCATGGGGTCCCTTCGGGTCGTGCGGAGGTGTCGGGCGGGGAGTCTAGACTGGCCGCTCCTCGTGCCGCCAGCGGGAGCGACTCGCGCTCCGTCAGACCGCCGCGCCGGGGTCCTCGGCCGTCGCCGTCGCGGCATGCCCGTGCAGCTCCGTCGCGAGGCCGCGCTTCCAGGTGCCACGCGCGGCCCACATCAGAATGGCCCCGGTGCGCACGACGCAGGTGAGGGTGATGAGCCAGGCGATGGACTGCAGCCCGCCGCCGGTCCAGCGCGGCACGAGCATCGCGAGCGGAATGCGGGCGAGCGAGACGATCGTGTAGATCCACGAAACGGCGAGCGTGTGGCCCGAACCCATCACCGCCTCGGCCGTGACGATCTCGAGCCCTGTCGCGACCAGCGTGAGCGCGATGACGCGCATGTAGGGCGTACCGAGCGCGAGCACCTGCGGATCCCGCGTGAACATCGCGAGGAACAGGCGCGGCCAGATCAGGTAGAGCGCGGTCAGCGCGAGCGAAAAGAGCAGCGCCCAGCGCTGACCGGTGCGAATCGTCTCCTCGGCGCGCGCCGACGCTCCGGCGCCGAGCGACTGGCCGACCATCGTCGCAGCGGCGAAACCGATCGCCGCCGAGACGACGAACTGGATCGCCTCGACACGGTTGACGATGCCGACGACCGCGACCGCCGCCGGGCCCCACTGGGAGGCCGCGCGGGTGAACGCGATGTAGACGAGCGAGAAGAGCAGGCCGATGCTCGCCGCGGGCAGCCCCACCTTCGCCATGCCGAGCACGCGCAGCGGCGGGCCCTCCGCCGAGCGCGCGAGCGGCAGCGACGGGTGCCTTCGCAGCGCGAACGTCGCGTAGCAGCCGAGCATGACGGCCTGCGCCGCCACCGTGGCGGTCGCGGCGCCGGCCACGCCCATGCGCGGGAACGGTCCCAGCCCGTAGATGAGGACCGGCGCCAGCAGCGCGTTGAGCGTCACCGCGAACAGGTCCACGAGGAAGGGCGTGCGAGTGTCGCCGCAGGCGCGCAGCACGCTCTCGCACGACAACGACATCATGATGAGCGGCGTGCCGAGCAGCACGATGCGCAGGTAGGACGCGCCGGCCTCGACCACGCCCGGGTCGGTCGTGACGAGCGAGTAGATCGGCCGCGCGAAGAAGAGCCCCGCGACCACGCCCGCGAGGCCCATGGCCGCCGAGGCGCGCAGCCCCTTCCAGGCCGCGAGGCCGGCGCGCCGGCGCTCCCCCGCACCGACCAGCTGGCTCACGTACGCGCCGATGCCGAAGCCGAAGACGTCGTACAGCGAGAGCACCGCCCACATCACGAACACCGAGGTCGTGATGGCGGCCGTCGCGTCCACGCCGAGTCCCCGCACCCACAGCGCGTCCACCCACTGGAACGCGAGTCGCAGGACCTGCGAGGCGAGGATGGGCAGCGCGAGCCGGAACAGCGCCCGCGGCACCGGCAGGCGCAGTGAGTCGGGCCCCGCGTCCGGACCGCTCAAGCCGGCCGGACCTCGCGCGAGCGCTGCAGCCCGGCGATGCGGACCGCGAAGTCGCCGGAGTTCAGATCGAGCAGGGCGTGCACGAGCATCGCGGGCCAGATCGCGCCCGAGATCCACATCACTCCGGTCAGGAACACGCCGACCGCGAAGGTCTGCAGCACGCCGCGGGCGCCCTGGTAGGCATGCGCGATCCCGAAGAGCGCCGCCTGCGCGAGCGCCGCCTGCCACCAGGCCGGCAGGAACTGCGCGAAGAGCCACAGCAGGAAGCCGCGGAAGAGCAGTTCCTCGCAGACGCCGGCGGTGAGGCAGAGAGCGACGAAACCCGGCCACTCGGCGCGCGAGGCCGGCATCAATCGTTTCACGGGCGCGAGCCGTTCCGAGAGGCGCGCGGCCACTTCCGGCGACGAGGCGAGGCCGCGGCGCTGCGCGCCGAACAGGACGGCCATGACGGCCACGCCGAGCAGCACTCCCGCCGCGCCCCAGCCCAGCGCCGGCGAGAGCGACAGCGAGTCGAGCGGGCGGCGCGTCACCAGCCACTGCAGGATCACCGCCGCCGAGAGCAGCCACTGGGTCGTGATCGCGCGCAGCCAGAGTCGCGGGCGCAGGCGTGCGGCCTCGTCTTCGCTCGCCGCGCGCAGGCGCCGCATGGCCAGCCAGGCGCGCAGCGGCAGCCCGAGGGCGAGGAGGACGAGCAGCAGCCAGTCGATCGGGTTCGGCGCGTGGGTGGTCACGTGGGGTGCGGCCTCGTGCGGGTTCGGCGGTGATCGGTCGGGGCCTTGGGCCGAGTCTGCGTCGGGTTCACGTTCGCCTCCGGGCGGTCACGCTCCCCGGTTCGCGTCCGACGTGCAGTCCATTCGCAGGGCCGCGGGTCGCGCGCAGACTAGCGCGAAGGCGTCCAGACTCGCCACGGCGGCGAACGCCCGCGCCGCAGCCACGCGCCGCTTCGCCCGGCGCGAGCACGCCCGCGCGCCGCTCGACACCGGCGTCGCGCGCGCTGCCGGGCGGGCGGCGGAACCTGCGGTATGCTGCAGCGCACTCACCGAACCGTGACCCGCGAACCCCGAGGCCCCCATGCGTAGCTCCACCCTACTCCTGCCGCTGCTCGCGGTCGCCACGCTCGCCGCCGCGTCGATCGCGGGCGCCCAGGCGCTCCGGCTCGGCGAGTCTCGTCCGCTCGAGACCTCACTCGGCGATCCCGCCATCCCGGCGGCACGCGACGTCTGGGTCGAGATGATCCGCGGCGCGAAACGCACGCTCGACCTCGAGCACTTCTACCTCTCCCATCGTCCGGGCGAGGCGTTGCAGCCGGTGCTCGACGAGATCGGCCGCGCGGCCGCGCGCGGCGTCCGGGTGCGGTTGCTGCTCGACGCCTCGATGTATCGCACCTACCCGATGCCGGCGGACTCGCTCGCCAGGCTCGCGAACGTGCAGTTCCGCCGCGTGGACTACCGCCGGCTCGCGGGGGGAGTCCAGCACGCCAAGTTCATGATCGTGGACGGCGGCGACCTTTGGCTCGGCAGCCAGAACCTCGACTGGCGCGCGCTCTCGCAGATCCACGAGCTGGGGGTGCGGGCCACAGATCCGGTGCTCGCGGCCGCGGCAGGCGCGGTCTTCGAGAGTGACTGGGGCGCCGCCGACACGACCGTCGCCTTCCACCCCGCCGCGTACGCCGGCCCGGCGTGGCCGCGGCGGGTCGTTCAGGCTCCGGGCGACACCGCGGAAGTGTGGTTCGGCGCGAGCCCGCGCGCCACCACCCCGGCCGGCATTCCGTGGGACCGCGACCTCATCGCGCAGCGCATCGCCGCCGCGCGGCGCGAGGTGGACGTTCAGGTCATGCAGTACGGCGTCGGCTCGCGCGGCCGCGTGGACTCGACGCTGCACCACGCCCTGCTCGCCGCCGCCGCGCGGGGCGTCAGGGTCCGGCTCATCGCCGCCGACTGGACGCTCGGCGGGGGCAACGAGGGCGCGCTTCGCGATCTCGCGGCGCACGCCAACGTCGAGGTGAAGATCTCGCGCGTTCCCGAGTGGAGCGGCGGCTACATCCCGTTCGCGCGCGTCGAGCACTGCAAGTACATGAGCGTGGACGGCGAGTGGCTGTGGGTCGGCACCAGCAATTGGGAGCCGAGCTACTTCCTGACGACGCGCAATGTGGGACTGACGATCCGCAACGCGAAGCTGGCGGCGCAGGGCCTCGAGATCTTCGAGGCGAGCTGGAACGCGCCGACCGCGGCCGTGTGGAAGCCGGACACGAAGCTGCCGCAGCGCGCGCACGGCATGGAGGCTCCCGCGGGCATGAAGGTGTACGGGGAATAGAGCCGGGGCTTCCCGCCGCCGCGCCCCGGCGTCGGGACCGCCGCGGACCCGGCGGTCGCCCGTCGTGGACGCGTTGCGCGGTCAACCCTTCGCGGAACGCTCCCGCAGCGCGACGCAACAGCATCCCTCGCGCGGGGCGAGCCTCGCCTCCACACCGGGCAGGCCGAGTCCCGAGAGCAGCCCTTCGATCAGGGCCAGGTTCATGCCGCAGATGAGCTCACGACGGTCCGCGCTGAGCGAATCGAACGGGCAATTGCCGAGAACGACCTCGCCATCGGGCGTCGTGCGCGGCTCGAATCCGCAGACACGCAGGACGCGGCTCGCGCGGGTCAGCGCGGGCCCGGGCTTTCCGCCCTCGGAGCTGTCCGCGGCGAGCCTGGCGCCCCACTCCCGTGCCGCGCGCACGAGCGACTCCCGCCGATCATCGGCCGGAGATGCCGCCAGCGCCTGCGCGAGGATGTGCGCGGCGAGCTCGTAGCGCCGCTGCGGCACGCTGAGGTCGAACTGGCCCTCGGCGCGGCGGTAGAGCTTCGACGGCCGGCCGGCGCCGGGTCCCGCGCGACCGGACAGCCTCCGAAACGAAGCGCGCAGCAGGTCCGCTTCGACCAGCTTGTCGAGGTGAAACGCCACCAGACCACGCGAGGCCCCGATGGCGCGTGCCGCCTCGTCCCTCCCGACCTCCCGGCCGAGCCGGACGACATACAGGTAGAGCCGGCGGCGGACCGGCTCGTCGAGGGCCGCCAGACTCTGGAGTTGTTTGGCGAAGTGCTTGGTATCCATGGATTCCGACCCGTTCGAGGAATCGGTGCAGTGGCCCGGGAAAACTACCCGAATCGCGGCTCATCTCTAAACATCCGATACATTGGTTTTAGACGCGATCCCAACTCAACCCAGGAGGGTGCCATGGTGGAAAGAAATGAAGGCCGAATGAGCTTCAGCGGTGCGCGACGGGTGCTGGTGACGCTCGCGCTGGGTGCGGCAATGAGCATCGCGCCGTCGGCACGCGCTGAGAGTCCTGCGTCTTCGGCAGCGAACACCGCCAAACTCAGCGATGCCAACATCGCGGCGATCGTGCTGGCTGCCAACACCATCGACGTCAAGAACGGGGAACTGGCGATCGCCCGGACGCGGAACAAGTCCGTGAAGGAGTTCGCCCAGTTGATGGTGACCGATCACACTTCGGTCAACGCCAAGGCGACCGCCCTGGCCACCCGGTTGAAGCTCGTCCCGCAGCCGAATCAGGCCAGCCGTTCCCTGATCGCGAGCACGGACTCGACCCGCAACGCGATGCGCAAGCTCTCCCGATCGGCGTTCGACCGCGCGTACGTGAACAACGAAGTGGCCTACCATCAGGCCGTTCTCGACATGCTGGACAAGACGATCGTGCCCGCCGTCGAGAACCAGGAACTCAAGGATCTGCTCGTCGCCGTCCGCCCGGCGTTCGTCGCCCATCTCGAGCACGCCAAGATGATCCAGGCGTCGCTGTCGTCGAAGTGAAGCGCGCGGCGAACTCGAGCCGCGCCGCAGGTCATGGAAGTCCGGCCCGCCGGCGAGCGAGACTCGCCGGCGGAACCGCCATGGCCCTCGGCGCCGCGATCGTCCTGGCTGCGGGCTGCGGTCCTTCGCCCCACCGCGCTCCGGTTTCGTATCGCGTGGACATCAGGGCCATGAAGTACGAACCCGCGGTCGTGCGTGCCGCCCGGGGCGACACCGTGCGATGGACCAACGGGGACCTCGTTCCGCACACGGTCACCTCGTCCACCCGGGCGTTCGATTCCGGGAGTCTCGCGCCCGATTCCTCGTGGACGCTGGTGATCGGTCAGGACGGCGCCCTGAGCTACTCGTGCCAGTTCCATCCGGCGATGCGGGGCAGCCTCGTGGTCGCCCCCTGAGAGGGGCGACCCGGCAAGGCCCCGGTCGTCTCCGCGGTCAGCCCGTCAGCCCGTATCGCTCGCGCAGCAGCTTCACGTGGTGCGCTTCGTGGCCCGCGATGATCGCCGCGAGTCCCCGGACGCTGACGAGAGCGTCGTTGGCGCGGCCACGGCGCGCGAGCGCCGCTTCGTCGAGGCTGCGCACGAGCGCCAGCGTGGCCGCTCGGACGGCGGCCAGTTCCGCGGCCAGGTCGGCGAGCGCGCGGCGGTCGAAGGTCGTGAACGGCATCCACGCGTTCTCGTCGAAGCCGGGCAGGCTCGTCTGGTCTCCGCGCGCGAAGCTCAGGATGCGATAGGCGAACACGCGTTCGCAGTCGGCGAGGTGGCCGATCACCTCCTTCACGCTCCACTTCCCTTCGCCGTAGCGGAATCCGCCCTTCGTCTCGGGCGTGGACGCGAGCAGCGCGGCCGTCGTACGCGCCTGCGACTCCAGCGCGGCGAGCACGTCGGGGCCGACGAGCGCGACGTACCTGCCGTAGTAGGGCGCGTACTCGTCCGCGGCGGGCAGTGCGATGGGGTTCATGCGGGTGTCTCTCCTCGCGTCGGTCGGTGAGTGCCGGGCCGCGCGGCCGCGGCGCATCGGCGTGGATCAGGGCATCGGCGCGACCCGCAGCCGGTCTTCGGAGCCGCGCACGAGCAGGTCGGGATCGTACATGGCCCCGGCCGAAGTCGGCAGCGCGGTGAAGGCGCCTTCGATCTCGGGCCGGAGCAGGTACTCGATCACCGTGTCGCCCGGCTCGAGCGAGCCGACGAAGAACACCGCGCGGTCGTCCCGGGCTTCCGCCCAGGTGCCGTACGGCCGGTCGGCGCCGGCGGGCAGGACGTCGTCGATTTCGAAGCCGGCCGGCTTGGGATCCTCGACGATCAGCCACGAGAGTCGCTTCGGGGCCGAGAGCGTCAGGCGCACCAGGACCGCGTCGCCGACACGCAGCGGCTCCGCCGTGTCGAACGGCGCGACGAGCCAGCGCGGGCGGCCGCGGCGGTCGGCGGTGCGGGTCGCACGCAGGAACTCGCGCCGGACCGCGAGGCGCGGGTCCTTCGCGGCCGGGCCCGGGCTCGGCACGTTCGCGAGAGCGCTCCACGCCCAGTGCAGGGCGCCTTCGCCCGTGCGCGTGACGACCAGGGTGTTCGGGCCGGGCTCGAGCCTGCCGCCCGGAATACGGACGGTGACGCCGGCACCGAAGCCGCGACCGCCATCGAAAGGCCCGTCGTGCACGACCTCGCCGTTCCAGCTCGCGCGCGCGGCCGCGGCGCTGGCGACCTCGCCGGGGCGCGCGACGAGGTAGTCGGCCAGCGCGATTGCCGCGACGCCGCTCACCCGCGTGCTCTTCCAACCGCGGCCGGTGCGGCGGGCCGCCAGCCAGCGCACGAGTTCGGGCGCTCGCGCGTCGTCCGGGCCGATCGCCGACAGGGCCGAGAGCGCGTAGCCGGTGTTCTCCACCGGGTCGCCGAACCAGGCGTCGGGATCGTCGGGCGGCAGAGAAAGCCCGTTGCCGTCCGGGGAGGCGCGCTGCATCAGGCTCGCGAGCAGCGTCCTCGCCTCGCCGGCCATGCCGAGCCGGGAGCACGCGAGCGCCGCGCAGCCGAGGCCGGCGGTGCCGAGTCGGTCCCGCTGCTCGTATGTCGAGCGCGCCAGCGTCACGACCAGCTCCCGCTGATCCTTCCAGTCCGACGCCTCGGGCAGCAGCAGCATCGTCGAGAGGTGCATCGCCACGTACGCCTCGCCGTCCACCTCGCGGACGTCGGCCAGCACTCGGCCGAGCGCCCAGAAGGTCTGCTGGATCTCGGCCAGGCAGCGGTCGCGGCGCACGCCGGCGAGCGCCGAGCGCGCGAAGGCGTCGAGCGCCAGCGCGGTCAGGTAGGCGTCGCTGTCGTCACCGCGCCACCAGCCCCACGCGCCGTCCTCATGGCGCAGCGAGGCGAGGTGGTCGAGGAACGGCGTCAGCCGCCTGCCGGGATCGTCCCAGCCCGGCGCGGCCACGCCCGCCTTCTTCGCGGCCGCGAGCAGGGCCGTCGCCGGCAGGATCGCGTTCGCGGTCTGCTCGGTGCAGCCGTACGGATACGCGACTAGGTACTCGGCCGCCGCCAGCGCCATCGCCGCCGGTGAAGGCGAAAGTTCGAGCGTGAGCGAACTGCCGCTCTTCACGAGGTTGGCCGGCATCGTCACGGTCACCGACTGCGACGCGCCCTTCACCGCCCCTGCTCCGTGCGGGTGCAGCGCCACGGCGCGGGGTGCGACCGGCACCGTCAGCTCGATCGCATCGGCGTCGGTCTTCGCCTTGACCCGGAACAGGAACTTCGCGCTCGCGTCGCCGCCGTCGCGCGGACTGTCGGCCGCGACGGTGACGCTCCAGCGGCCGCGGGACTCGCCGCCGCGGGCCATGCTCGTCGTCGCGCTTCCCGGTCCGACCAGCTTCGCCGCTCCCGAAACCTCGAGCCGCTCGCTTACGCCGGTCTGCGGCGTGCGGCCGCGGTTGGCGACCACCGAGACCAGCGTCGCCTCGTCGCCCGCGGTGAACGCGCGCGGCACCGAGAGGCGAGCGACGACGTCCTTGCTGACGAGCGTCTTCGCGATCGCGGCACCGACGAGCGTCGCGTCGGTGGCGCCGCGCGCGGTCGCACGCCAGGTGGTGAGGTTGTCGGGCCAGTTCAGCGTCACGCTCGCGCGGCCGTCGGCGCCGGTGCGCACCACGGGCGCCCACAGCGCGACGTCGCGAAAGTCGCGGCGGACTTCGCCATGGTCGCCCTTGTCGGCGCCGCCGTAATAGAGCGTCGGGAAGCTCACGACGGTCGTGACCCAATTGGGCCGGCGGCCGTAGAAGACGTCGTGCGGGTTCGGCGTCCGGTCGGCGCGCAGCGAGTAGAGCGCCTCGTCCACGACGCCCACGGCGACCTCGGCAGGCACCGGCCGGCCGGATCCGTCCTTCGTCTCGATGCCGATGGTCGCCGCCTCGCGCGGGCGGTACTGCGCGCGGTCGGGCGTCAGCGTGATCGCGAGGTCGTGCCGCGCGGCGTTGACGCTCAGTTCTACGACGCGCGAGTGCACTTCGCGGCCCCGCCGCACGTGCAGGGCGACGAACACGTTGGGCGCGTACTCCGCGCGCAGCGGCACGCGCACGAGGCCGCTGTTGCCGAACAGATGCTGGACGCGCAGCTCGTGGATCTCGCGGCCCTCGACGCTGACCAGCACGGCGGCGTCCTTGACGTCGGTGTTGACGAGCAGCCGGGCCGTGTCGCCCGGCGCGTAGCTCGAGCGGTCCGCGAGCACCTCGAGCGCGGGGTAGCGGTACGGATACGACCAGACCTTGTCGTCGAACCACCAGAAGGTCGCCTCGTCGCCGAGCGTGTTTCCGCGCTCGTCGCGCGCCCTGGCGCGCACGGTGAAGTAGCCCGACCGGGCCCGGCCGGGAGCGAGGGTGACACGGGCCGTGCCCTCGACCGAGCTGGTCGTGGCTTCGACGCTGGCGATCGGGCGGCTCGAGCGCGTGTAGCGGCGTTCGAGCGGGTTCCACGCGTCCTGGTCGAGCTCGACCGTCACGGCCGCCGAGACCGGATGGCCGAGCAGATCCTTCGTGCTCACGTCCACCTGCGCGGGCCGGCCGGCGAGGAACAGCCCCGAGACGGGCACGACGCTCAACGTGAACAGTCCACGGCCGACGAGAGCCGTGCCGCGCGAGCTGACGACGCGCTGCGAGCCGTCCACGACCTCGACCTCGAGCGACAGCCGCCGGTCGTACGAGACCCGTTGCGGCGTGAAGGGCAGCGCGACGCGGCCGTCCACGTCGGTTCGCGCCTCGCCGGACTCGAGCATGCGGCCGAAGCCCCCGGTTTCCCCGCCTTCTCCCCAGTCGCTCCCGCCCCGCAGGCGCGTCTCGAAGAGCGTCCAGCGCACCGTCGCGCCGACGACCGGAGCGCCGAAGAAATAGCTGGCCGTGATGGCGAAGCGCACTTCGTCGCCGTTCACGTACACCGGACGGTCGGGCGTCACGTCCACGCCGAACTCGGGTTTGCGGTACTGCTGGATCGCGACGATCGCGGACCCGCTCGCGCGCCCGGCGGTGGCCGAGAGCGACCAGTCCCCGAGCGGCGCGTCGGCCGGAATCACGACGCTGCCGTCGGCGGAGCCGGAGGCCGACAGGGACGCCCCGCTCACGTCGAGGCTGGAACCCTCCGGCCCCGAAAGCTTCAGCGTGACCGGATCGCCCGCGGCGGGCAGCGACCAGGCGTCACCGCTCGCCTGCCGCGTGAACAGCTTCCAGTACACGGTCTGCCCGGGGCGGTAGATGGGCCGCTCGGTGAACAGGAACAGCCGGTCGCCGCCGCCCTGGGCCTCGCCCGAGAGCGGGGATTCGAGGAT
Above is a window of Candidatus Eisenbacteria bacterium DNA encoding:
- a CDS encoding DinB family protein, with protein sequence MNPIALPAADEYAPYYGRYVALVGPDVLAALESQARTTAALLASTPETKGGFRYGEGKWSVKEVIGHLADCERVFAYRILSFARGDQTSLPGFDENAWMPFTTFDRRALADLAAELAAVRAATLALVRSLDEAALARRGRANDALVSVRGLAAIIAGHEAHHVKLLRERYGLTG
- a CDS encoding carboxypeptidase regulatory-like domain-containing protein is translated as MPHPMTFRTPFRRSLPGSWRAAGALAATLAASFVLLALLAPPAFSAGTRVTGQVVDAETQKPIAGADVELQNSGGGPGYYRTTSDSRGEFAFDDVQTNRWYLFTVGADGYTDWALDGWRFPVTQREVRVVAPLDRAGRLAVKVTGADGRTPIGSARVTIRSERAPAWYEASRRDPDPRWTAKDGTVAFDGLAAGYWTIAADAGGLRATESHRVPVRRGETTPVAIVLARPASIAGAVRLADGTGVAGVSVIARGAGEATTTTDAEGAYVLGELAPGRYRVEVAHEGFESGTGREVTGLREGEARTLPDLVATPKAPALSLVLQREVFAPDEKQQLAVRAFRASRVAFTLWRLPEARLLDSTRDFRATYVQGADTTGLVRIEAWEHDLPDGPPFAWREQEMPLPREQPAGVYVLEARTGRLSRRIVFFVSDLSLLAKRSASRTTLWAGSLRTGLPLADVALFRVAPVGLDDGSLADGQKWTSVLAQARAGRALTDADGLVSLPTDRAGRTRWLAVSEKHGVAILESPLSGEAQGGGDRLFLFTERPIYRPGQTVYWKLFTRQASGDAWSLPAAGDPVTLKLSGPEGSSLDVSGASLSASGSADGSVVIPADAPLGDWSLSATAGRASGSAIVAIQQYRKPEFGVDVTPDRPVYVNGDEVRFAITASYFFGAPVVGATVRWTLFETRLRGGSDWGEGGETGGFGRMLESGEARTDVDGRVALPFTPQRVSYDRRLSLEVEVVDGSQRVVSSRGTALVGRGLFTLSVVPVSGLFLAGRPAQVDVSTKDLLGHPVSAAVTVELDQDAWNPLERRYTRSSRPIASVEATTSSVEGTARVTLAPGRARSGYFTVRARARDERGNTLGDEATFWWFDDKVWSYPYRYPALEVLADRSSYAPGDTARLLVNTDVKDAAVLVSVEGREIHELRVQHLFGNSGLVRVPLRAEYAPNVFVALHVRRGREVHSRVVELSVNAARHDLAITLTPDRAQYRPREAATIGIETKDGSGRPVPAEVAVGVVDEALYSLRADRTPNPHDVFYGRRPNWVTTVVSFPTLYYGGADKGDHGEVRRDFRDVALWAPVVRTGADGRASVTLNWPDNLTTWRATARGATDATLVGAAIAKTLVSKDVVARLSVPRAFTAGDEATLVSVVANRGRTPQTGVSERLEVSGAAKLVGPGSATTSMARGGESRGRWSVTVAADSPRDGGDASAKFLFRVKAKTDADAIELTVPVAPRAVALHPHGAGAVKGASQSVTVTMPANLVKSGSSLTLELSPSPAAMALAAAEYLVAYPYGCTEQTANAILPATALLAAAKKAGVAAPGWDDPGRRLTPFLDHLASLRHEDGAWGWWRGDDSDAYLTALALDAFARSALAGVRRDRCLAEIQQTFWALGRVLADVREVDGEAYVAMHLSTMLLLPEASDWKDQRELVVTLARSTYEQRDRLGTAGLGCAALACSRLGMAGEARTLLASLMQRASPDGNGLSLPPDDPDAWFGDPVENTGYALSALSAIGPDDARAPELVRWLAARRTGRGWKSTRVSGVAAIALADYLVARPGEVASAAAARASWNGEVVHDGPFDGGRGFGAGVTVRIPGGRLEPGPNTLVVTRTGEGALHWAWSALANVPSPGPAAKDPRLAVRREFLRATRTADRRGRPRWLVAPFDTAEPLRVGDAVLVRLTLSAPKRLSWLIVEDPKPAGFEIDDVLPAGADRPYGTWAEARDDRAVFFVGSLEPGDTVIEYLLRPEIEGAFTALPTSAGAMYDPDLLVRGSEDRLRVAPMP